A region of the Syntrophus gentianae genome:
GTTCCGTTAGGCCTCGCCGGCCACTGCGCGCAGTTCGGCAAGGAGGTTATCCTCTATTTCGATGAGGCCGGATTCCCGACGCTGCCTGGCCAGACGGCTTTCTTTTTCTCCCGGCATGAGTATCTCGTCCACCCCGGGCAGTTTCTTTGTGGACTTGACTTTGTGGATGATCTCCGAAACATGACTGACAAGGGTGTCGCGTTCCGTCAGGAGTTCCGGATCAATGGCAAAAATCAAATGTCCCCAGTTGCCTTTGCTGTCGCCGATGCCACAGAAGGCGGCGCCAACCAGCGGTCCCGCAAGTATCTCGCCGATCAGAGCCAGACCGGATCCTTTATAACTCCGGTCAAAGGAACGAATCGCGCCCGCAATGGCTTTTTGCGGATCCGTTGTCGGATTGCCCTCGTTATCATAGGCAAAATCAGCCGGAATGCTTCTGCCTGCCGTCTGGGCTTCAACCAGTCCAAAATAGGACGTCGCCGCTGTCGACATATCGAGTACGATGGGGGCCTGGTCGCTGGGGATAGCGATGGCTAAAGGGTTGGTTCCGAATACGGGCTCATATGATCCATAAACGGCAACTCTCTGTGGTGAGCGGCCGAAAGCAAAGCCGATCAGCCCCTCTGCTGCAAGCCGGGAAGCATAGTAACCTATGGCTCCGGATGAGGTGTTGGTGTTGAATGTCCCTGCAATGGCGAACCCGCTTTTCTTTGCCTTTTCCTTTACAATTTCCACGGCCCTTCCGACAACCAGCATCGCGTGGTTTTTTTTGCCATTGATCCGTGCAGAAATCGGGGTTTCCTTTTCAATGACGATTTCCCCTGCCTGCGGGTCTTTGGGAATGCCCTTGTCGATCAGTTTCACGACTCCCTGATTGTTGTCCCGCAGTTGGGCGTAGAGCATTACATCGGCGATGACCTGAACTTCTTCATCGGTGTACCCGTATTTCTTCACTGCCCTGCGCGTCAGTTCCTCAAGTTCTTTAATCGATATCTTCATTCTTCTCTCCTGAAAGATCTTGTCCTATTCTGGAGCCCCAAAGGCCAAGCGAGGTAAAATCATAACTGGTTTTCCTTGTCATTTGTCGATTAACCCATCGCTTGAGTTCGCTGCGGACAACAAGGTGTCAATTAGATAAATGGGAATTTAAGAGATAAAATGGCTGAGGGGCAAGGACTCGAACCTCGATTATCAGGGCCAGAACCTGGTGTCCTACCTTTAGACGACCCCTCAGTGTTGAAACTTGAACATCTATGTCCTTTTTGCTGTAAAGGCAATGATCCTGCCATTCTATTGTGCGAAAATCGCTTAAATATACAATAGGTTACATGGCTGTATCCAACGTAAATCGATACATAATTGTCCATTCTTGGGAAAATCGTACATAAATGTATGGATGATAAAAGAAAAGGCAGGAAATCAATAACGGATGAACCATTCGTCGAGATGACCTGCATAGATGAGAATAAAAACTCTGCCTTGCCGAGTTTTGACCTTGTAATAATCCATTACAGGTCGCTCTGGTTCTCTTCCTCCTTCATACCAGCGATCCAGAATTTCCGCGACCTCCCACTGGTTTCCCTGAAACGCAAAAGAAAGGGGATATTCATTAACCTTGTAACCGCTACGGCATTTCACTTGGATTCGCTCGTATTCCATATCTTGCTTCCCAGGCGGAAATAATTTTTTCGTCCCGTCATCACCGACCGATCATTTGTATCCATCCGGTTAAGGAAGATTTATAATTCCTGTTCAGGAAAATTTCTGCGAGTCGGAAGATTCGAAATTATAAAACATGACTCTTGAAATATCATTCAAATTCATGTGGGGAAAGTGATTGACATCCAAATGAAACTTTTCTACAAATCTTTCTTAAAAATCAATGTCTTATTAAAAAAGATGAACGGAACGGGAAAAAGTGCACCTTGATTTGAATATGATGACAGAGGTATCTGAAAATGGGTGAATCCCCTCTTCACGTGTGGCTGGAACAGGGCGAACAATTGTTGCGCCTGCGCCTTTTTCGACCCAAGGCTAATATTATCGATGCCGCTATGATTGCGGCTTTGAAAGACGCTTTCGACAAGAATCTTTCAAATGCCCGACTTCGCGCGGTGCTTCTTGATGCGGAAGGGCCGCATTTCAGTTTCGGCGCCAGTGTGGAGGAGCACCTGCCGGAAGCTTGTGCGGAGATGCTTTCTGCGATGCATTCTTTGATCTGGCAGATGTTGGAATACGAAGTGCCCATTCTGGTAGCGATACACGGCCAATGCCTGGGGGGTGGACTGGAGGTAGCGGCGGCGGGCCATATGATCTTCGCTGCTCCAAATGCGTCGCTGGGGCAGCCCGAAGTAAGGCTGGGCGTGTTTGCTTCCCCCGCATCCTGTCTGTTGCCGGAAAAAATCGGTCAATCCCGGGCCGAAGATCTTCTCTTGTCCGGTCGTAGCATTGATGCGGAGGAGGCGTATCGTATCGGTCTGGTGAACCAGGTGGCTGAAGATCCCCAACAGGCAGCGCTGGACTATTTCCAGGAGTTTCTGGCCCCCTTAAGCGCCAGTACCGTGAAGTTTGCCGTTCGGGCAGCCCGCATAACGGTCAATGAGCGCATAAAAATCAAGCTGGACGCGGTCAAAAAGATGTATCTCGAAGAGCTGATGGCGGGCCATGATGCAGTGGAGGGACTAAATGCCTTTCTGGAAAAGCGTCCTGCCGTTTGGGAAGATCGTTAACTCGAAAGCCGAAGAGGGGAGAGTTATGCAACTCGACGAGAATGCTCTGCTGGTGCTCAGAGAGCGATACCTCCTTAAGGACGAAGCGGGAAACCTTCTGGAGACGCCCGATGAACTCTTCCGCCGGGTCGCTTCCGCCATTTCCCGGGGGGAGGACAACGACCCGGAGGGACGGCGGGAGGAGATGAACGAGGCCTTTTATCAAATGATGGCCAATCTGGAATTTCTTCCCAACTCCCCGACCCTCATGAATGCCGGCCGTCCTTCCGGCCAGCTGGCCGCCTGCTTTGTCCTGCCCGTCGAGGACTCCCTCGATTCCATTTTCGAGTCCGTGAAGCTCACTGCGAAAATTCATCAGACAGGGGGTGGAACGGGATTTTCCTTCTCCCGCCTGCGGCCGAAAAACGATTTTGTCCAGTCGAGCCGGGGAGTGGCCAGCGGTCCGGTTTCCTTCATCCGCGTCTTCAACTGCGCCACCGAGGCGGTCAAGCAGGGCGGCGCCCGGCGCGGCGCCAACATGGGCATTCTCCGGATCGATCACCCGGACATCGAGGAATTCGTCTCAGTCAAGAGGGACCCGGCTGAACTGACCAATTTCAACCTTTCTGTCGCGTTTACCGATGATTTCATGCACGCCTATGAGGAAGATGGAGAGTTCCCCCTTATAAACCCGAGAACGAAAGAAGCGGCAAGGACGGTCAAAGCGCGGAAGCTGTTGAGGCTGATTGCTGAATCGGCGTGGGCCTCCGGGGAGCCGGGAGCGATTTTTCTTGACGCCATCAACCGGGCAAACCCGACGCCCTCTCTCGGAGAGATCGAAGCAACCAATCCCTGCGGTGAACAGCCCCTTCTTCCCTACGAATCCTGCTGTCTCGGTTCGATCAACCTTTCCCGGCTCGTCAAGGATGGGGAGATAAACTGGGCAAGGCTTTCCGAGCTGACCCATCTTGGGGTCCGTTTTCTGGATAATGTGATTGATGTCGGGACTTACCCTTCAGGCGAGATCCGGGACAAGACCCGGGGAAACCGCAAAGTCGGACTCGGGATCATGGGGTTTGCGCATGTCCTGATCCGGCTCGGCATTCCCTACGATTCCCCCGATGCGGCCCGGATCGGCGACAAAGTCATGCGATTCATTGAAAGGGAATCGAAGATTGCTTCGAACCGGCTTGCCAAGAAGCGCGGGCCTTTCCCCAATTTCAGGGGGAGCGTCTGGGATGGGAAGAACCTCCTGCAGCGAAACGCGACCACCACGACCATCGCCCCCACTGGCACCCTGAGTCTTCTTGCGGGAACCTCCAGCGGCATCGAACCGATCTTTGACATTCGCTACAAGAGAATATTGCTCGGCGGAATCGAAGTTGAGGTGGAAGATCCGCTCTGGCGGGAGATTAAGGACAGGGCGGATGCGGAGGAGAAACGACGGCAGCTTTTCCGGAAGGCTTACGAGGTTCCTCCCCTTGTTCATCTGAACATCCAGAGGACTTTCCAGAATTCCGTCGACAATGCGGTCTCCAAAACCGTCAATCTTCCGGAAACCGCCACCGTGGACGATATCCTCCAAATCTATCTGGAGGCCCACCGGATGGGGCTCAAGGGCATGACCGTCTTCCGGAACAAGAGTCGCAATTATCAGATTCTCTCCTGCGGGACGCAGCAGATCTGTTAGTTTTCAATCCGTGATACGAGAATCTTGTCGACCCGTCGGCCGTCCATATCGACCACTTCGCATTTCAATCCCCGCCATTCGAAGCGCTGCCCTTCCGTGGGGACGGTGCCGATTTGCGCCATGACGAACCCGCCCACGGTGTTCATCCCCATTTGATCCTCTTCGTCAATCTCGCCGACTTCCATGTAATCCATGAATTCATCCAGGGGCAGACTCCCGGCGACGAGCCATGAGCCGTCTTCACGCTCCATGATTTCCTTCTCTCCTGCGGGGGCGTCTTCAATGTCTTCGAAGACGGAGCGCAGAATATCATCGAAGGTGACCAGACCGAGGATCTCTCCGTATTCATCCACCACGAGAGCGATGTGCATCCCCGATTTTTTGAAGAGTTCCATGACTTTGACTGCCGGGGTCGTCTCGGAGACATAAAGGGGCTTCCGGCATATTTCCTTCAGATTGATGGGCTTTCCCTCCATGGTCAGGGCCAGAAGTTCTTTGGCCCGCATCACGCCGACGACGTTGTCCATGGAATCCTGAACGATGGGATAGAAGGAATATTTATGCTCGGCGATCTTCCGTTTTGTCTCCGCTTGGCTTTCGTTCACGTCGAGCCAGACAATATCCGCCCGGTGGGTCATCAGATAGGCCACCTTTCGATCTGCCAGCCGAAAGACCCGTTCGATCGTATCCTGTTCGAATTCCTGAAACGTCCCCGCCTGCGTCCCCTGGTCAATGAGCAGCTTGATTTCCTCTTCTGTTACGGTGGGTTCCGTGGAGGGTTTTACATGGAAAAGGTGGAGCATCAGGTTCGTCGAGCCGCTCAGCAGAAGGACCAGGGGATGGGTCAGTCGGGATAGGCGTTTGATCGGACCGGCGACGAGACGGGCCAGCTTTTCCGGGTTGTTGAGGGCAAGCCGCTTCGGGACCAGTTCACCGATGACCACGGATAAATACGTGATCGTAATGACAACGACGGCGAAAGCAATCGTCTTGCCGTACGGGGCGAGCAGGGGGAAAACGACAAGGTATTCGGAAAGCATTTTCGCTACCGTTGCGCCGCCATAAGCGCCCGCCAGGATGCCGATAAAGGTGATGCCGATCTGAATGGCGGACAGAAAGCTGTCCGGCGACTCGGCGAGTTCCAAAGCGAGGCGCGACTTCGAATCGCCTTCTTTCGCCAGTTTTTCCAGCCGTGCCTTTCTTGCTGAAACAAGGGCCAACTCCGATAAGGCGAGCCCCCCGTTCAGGAGAATCAGCAGGACGATCAGTAATATCTCAAACCACATTGAATTCATGAAAGACTACCTAAGACAAAGTATGCAGCCTTTTATTTATACCTTCGGAATCCATGAATGTGCAAACAATTTATTGAAGACAAGGGAGGGAGCGCCATCCGGGTCGGATGGCGCCCGGAAATTCTCTTACTTGAACAGGGTAACCAGACCGTCATCCAGATCGTACTTGGCGGCAACGATCTTGATCTTCCCCTCCTTTGCCAGGTGCTTGAGGATCGGGGACGACTTCGTCAGATTGGCGGCGATGTTTTTGGCATTGGCGTCGGTCAGGCACTCAGCGAATGCAGCAGCCTTGCCTTCAGCACATTTCTTGTCGGCTTTGCAGGCATCGCAAGCCTTGGTCGCATCCGGGATAGAAGCGGCAATCGTCTTGGCAATGGCATCGATGTTCTTACTGCCCGTGGATTTGCCTTTGGCCTCGATCGTGGCTTTTACGGCGCCGCAGCGTTCATGACCCAGAACCATGACAAGCGGAGAGCCGAGATGTTCCGCGGCGTACTCGATGCTTCCGATGACAACGGGATCAGGGACGTTGCCGGCAACGCGGATGACAAATATCTCGCCCAATCCCTTGTCAAAGATGATTTCGGGCGGGACGCGGGAGTCGGAGCAGGTGAGGACAATGGCGTAAGGCTTCTGGGAGTGTGCCAGCGCCGTGCGGTGAGCTGTGTCGCAGGTGGACTGGCTGGTCATCTTGTTTTCCACGTAGTGCTTGTTGCCGTCCATCAGTTTCTGCAGCGCCTCTTCGGCGGAGATAGAAGGACTGCCGTGCGATGAGGCCAGGGCAATGCCGGTTACGAGGAAAACGAGGGACAATCCGAACAGGGTCAACTTTCTTTTCATACACTTCTCCTTGAATAAATTATTTTCAGGCAGGATCGGGCAGGCCCGTTCTTCCATCCTTCAAGAACCGATGCCGCGCCTCCCTGTGAAATCCATATCTACACCCGGAAAACCTTCATGACCTCGTCCCCCAGATGATTGATCACCTTCACGGCGATCCGGCCGGAGCGGGGCCTGTCGAAGGGGCGGGAGAGGTCGCTGTTCAGGGAGGCCCAGGCCTCCTCGTCGATCTCGGCCTTGAGGGTGGTCTTCAGGGACTTGTAGGGATCGTTCGCCCCCAGGAAATAGGCGTGGCGGACGAAGAAACTCTCCTCGTTGTAGTCCGTGTCGATAAACCAGCAGGCGATTCCTTCGGGGCCATCGCTGCGCACTTCGCCGGTATTGGGATGAAAGATGTCCACGCCTTTGACCTTCACCCGGATCTG
Encoded here:
- a CDS encoding Ldh family oxidoreductase: MKISIKELEELTRRAVKKYGYTDEEVQVIADVMLYAQLRDNNQGVVKLIDKGIPKDPQAGEIVIEKETPISARINGKKNHAMLVVGRAVEIVKEKAKKSGFAIAGTFNTNTSSGAIGYYASRLAAEGLIGFAFGRSPQRVAVYGSYEPVFGTNPLAIAIPSDQAPIVLDMSTAATSYFGLVEAQTAGRSIPADFAYDNEGNPTTDPQKAIAGAIRSFDRSYKGSGLALIGEILAGPLVGAAFCGIGDSKGNWGHLIFAIDPELLTERDTLVSHVSEIIHKVKSTKKLPGVDEILMPGEKESRLARQRRESGLIEIEDNLLAELRAVAGEA
- a CDS encoding cyclohexa-1,5-dienecarbonyl-CoA hydratase, translating into MGESPLHVWLEQGEQLLRLRLFRPKANIIDAAMIAALKDAFDKNLSNARLRAVLLDAEGPHFSFGASVEEHLPEACAEMLSAMHSLIWQMLEYEVPILVAIHGQCLGGGLEVAAAGHMIFAAPNASLGQPEVRLGVFASPASCLLPEKIGQSRAEDLLLSGRSIDAEEAYRIGLVNQVAEDPQQAALDYFQEFLAPLSASTVKFAVRAARITVNERIKIKLDAVKKMYLEELMAGHDAVEGLNAFLEKRPAVWEDR
- a CDS encoding adenosylcobalamin-dependent ribonucleoside-diphosphate reductase, whose translation is MPFWKSVLPFGKIVNSKAEEGRVMQLDENALLVLRERYLLKDEAGNLLETPDELFRRVASAISRGEDNDPEGRREEMNEAFYQMMANLEFLPNSPTLMNAGRPSGQLAACFVLPVEDSLDSIFESVKLTAKIHQTGGGTGFSFSRLRPKNDFVQSSRGVASGPVSFIRVFNCATEAVKQGGARRGANMGILRIDHPDIEEFVSVKRDPAELTNFNLSVAFTDDFMHAYEEDGEFPLINPRTKEAARTVKARKLLRLIAESAWASGEPGAIFLDAINRANPTPSLGEIEATNPCGEQPLLPYESCCLGSINLSRLVKDGEINWARLSELTHLGVRFLDNVIDVGTYPSGEIRDKTRGNRKVGLGIMGFAHVLIRLGIPYDSPDAARIGDKVMRFIERESKIASNRLAKKRGPFPNFRGSVWDGKNLLQRNATTTTIAPTGTLSLLAGTSSGIEPIFDIRYKRILLGGIEVEVEDPLWREIKDRADAEEKRRQLFRKAYEVPPLVHLNIQRTFQNSVDNAVSKTVNLPETATVDDILQIYLEAHRMGLKGMTVFRNKSRNYQILSCGTQQIC
- a CDS encoding hemolysin family protein — its product is MNSMWFEILLIVLLILLNGGLALSELALVSARKARLEKLAKEGDSKSRLALELAESPDSFLSAIQIGITFIGILAGAYGGATVAKMLSEYLVVFPLLAPYGKTIAFAVVVITITYLSVVIGELVPKRLALNNPEKLARLVAGPIKRLSRLTHPLVLLLSGSTNLMLHLFHVKPSTEPTVTEEEIKLLIDQGTQAGTFQEFEQDTIERVFRLADRKVAYLMTHRADIVWLDVNESQAETKRKIAEHKYSFYPIVQDSMDNVVGVMRAKELLALTMEGKPINLKEICRKPLYVSETTPAVKVMELFKKSGMHIALVVDEYGEILGLVTFDDILRSVFEDIEDAPAGEKEIMEREDGSWLVAGSLPLDEFMDYMEVGEIDEEDQMGMNTVGGFVMAQIGTVPTEGQRFEWRGLKCEVVDMDGRRVDKILVSRIEN
- a CDS encoding carbonic anhydrase, whose product is MKRKLTLFGLSLVFLVTGIALASSHGSPSISAEEALQKLMDGNKHYVENKMTSQSTCDTAHRTALAHSQKPYAIVLTCSDSRVPPEIIFDKGLGEIFVIRVAGNVPDPVVIGSIEYAAEHLGSPLVMVLGHERCGAVKATIEAKGKSTGSKNIDAIAKTIAASIPDATKACDACKADKKCAEGKAAAFAECLTDANAKNIAANLTKSSPILKHLAKEGKIKIVAAKYDLDDGLVTLFK